The Gouania willdenowi chromosome 20, fGouWil2.1, whole genome shotgun sequence genome window below encodes:
- the fbxo45 gene encoding F-box/SPRY domain-containing protein 1, which produces MSVAAGGGGSGSSCLGAAAAAAAGAASSAGSPYAAAAGGGSGVAGRLPARVLEHIFSYLELSDLMRCSFVCWHWNNILSDENSEVWRSLCSRSLSDEAVRSDILCNLPTYKGKLKAYQHALSSHDCSRNVYVKKNGFTLHRNPIAQSTDGARGKIGFSEGRHAWEIWWEGPLGTVAVIGIATKRASMQCQGYVALLGSDDQSWGWNLVDNNLLHNGEVNGNFPQCNNAPKYQIGERIRVILDMDDKTLAFERGFEFLGVAFRGLPKGCLFPAVSAVYGNTEVTMVYLGKPLDG; this is translated from the exons ATGTCCGTAGCGGCCGGTGGAGGGGGCTCCGGTTCTTCCTGTTTAGGCGCTGCTGCTGCGGCTGCCGCGGGGGCCGCCAGCTCCGCCGGTTCTCCGTACGCTGCTGCAGCCGGGGGAGGCTCCGGGGTGGCCGGGAGGCTGCCTGCCCGGGTCCTGGAGCACATCTTCTCCTACCTGGAGCTGTCAGACCTGATGCGGTGCTCGTTCGTGTGCTGGCACTGGAACAACATTCTGTCCGATGAGAACAGCGAGGTGTGGCGGAGCCTGTGTAGCCGCTCCCTGAGCGACGAGGCGGTGCGCTCCGACATCCTGTGTAACCTGCCCACCTACAAGGGCAAG CTGAAGGCCTACCAACACGCCCTCAGCTCCCACGACTGCTCCCGTAACGTGTACGTGAAGAAGAACGGCTTCACGCTGCACCGTAATCCCATCGCACAGAGCACGGACGGAGCACGGGGAAAGATCGGCTTCTCGGAAGGACGGCATGCCTGGGAGATCTGGTGGGAGGGGCCCCTGGGGACCGTAGCCGTGATAGGCATCGCCACCAAGAGGGCGTCCATGCAGTGCCAGGGGTACGTGGCCCTGCTGGGCAGTGACGACCAGAGCTGGGGCTGGAACCTGGTCGACAACAACCTGCTGCACAACGGGGAGGTCAACGGGAACTTCCCCCAGTGCAACAATGCTCCTAAATATCAG ATCGGGGAGCGGATACGAGTGATTCTGGACATGGACGATAAGACGCTGGCCTTTGAGCGAGGCTTTGAGTTTCTCGGGGTAGCGTTTCGTGGACTTCCCAAAGGTTGCCTGTTCCCTGCTGTGTCTGCAGTGTACGGGAACACTGAGGTCACCATGGTTTACCTGGGAAAACCTCTGGATGGATAG
- the nrros gene encoding transforming growth factor beta activator LRRC33, whose translation MRLPPILLWLFPMWRLLVPSSAQTQHGPCSLVQRTALCNRSNLTAVPDGLPHNVVALHLNYNTIQTLQHTSLSQYPSLNTLSLACNFLAKVDSNTFLNSALLANLNLAKNNLDRGYHETGTALTKLSMLTALDLSENKLDDEMVSHLLKNLSALEYLNLSGNLLKRLDETSFSDLHQLRDLSLEGNLLFEIDNAFEGNPNLQRLNLAYNYLPCLTDFHMSQLLTLNASHNVIEWFMSREDQNQSFELETLDLSHNQLVFFPFLPSRSRLRNLYLSYNVIRFYEGLNQNSTPTVEFYNMRRNMSNVTAVLWDDSVHGDISSIETLDLRANQLEYFPRGFIQKMPFLSKLQMSTNCLETLNLTSERFSSSLYELDLSNNRLRNISADEGTLSNLNNLTYFNLSHNNLEILPVGFFSSLPSIRSVDLSYNSVNVCRSEDEVRGTRSSTCLEWRNIVSLRQLRLRGCNLQRIPSSVLAGLSLTHLDLSDNPELIVQQLIQRLSGTLQHLGLGNTHMQNVDFSYFRCLNSLDISRNSLTHLPTSLLNLDLKVLDLRDNRLATIPPSQAHIIAPKLQTVYLTGNPFNCCQTEWFRTFETMKNIHMVGRLDMECEDLLQVTHRVMRSQSFMCFHEGGEGSLLWLILIAASACVFILTISGLVFVKLNHHIIQKPIQKKYFKPSSY comes from the exons ATGCGTCTCCCTCCCATCCTGCTCTGGTTGTTTCCCATGTGGAGGTTGTTGGTTCCATCCTCAGCTCAGACTCAGCACGGACCCTGCTCACTG GTACAAAGGACGGCGCTCTGTAACCGGAGCAACCTCACGGCGGTACCTGATGGACTTCCACACAACGTGGTGGCGCTCCACCTTAACTACAATACCATCCAGACACTACAGCACACCTCTCTTTCCCAGTACCCCTCACTGAACACTCTGAGCTTAGCCTGTAACTTTTTGGCTAAAGTCGATTCAAACACTTTTCTAAACTCTGCGTTGTTAGCAAACCTAAATCTAGCTAAAAACAACCTGGACCGTGGTTACCATGAAACGGGCACAGCATTAACGAAGCTCTCCATGCTCACAGCTTTAGATCTGTCTGAGAACAAACTGGATGATGAGATGGTTTCTCACCTTCTGAAGAACCTGAGCGCGCTGGAGTACCTCAACCTTTCTGGGAACCTCCTGAAGCGCCTGGACGAGACGTCCTTCAGTGATCTCCATCAACTCAGGGACCTGAGCCTAGAAGGGAACCTCCTGTTTGAGATCGACAACGCGTTCGAAGGCAACCCCAACCTCCAGCGCCTCAACCTGGCGTACAACTACCTGCCCTGTCTCACGGACTTCCACATGAGCCAGTTACTAACGCTCAACGCTAGTCACAACGTCATCGAGTGGTTCATGTCCAGAGAAGACCAGAACCAGAGCTTTGAGCTGGAGACCCTGGACCTGTCCCACAACCAACTCGTCTTCTTCCCTTTCCTGCCTAGCCGCAGTCGCCTACGGAACCTCTACCTTTCTTACAACGTCATCAGGTTCTACGAAGGTCTCAACCAGAACTCCACACCCACAGTGGAGTTCTACAACATGAGGAGGAACATGAGCAATGTGACAGCGGTGTTATGGGATGACAGCGTTCATGGAGACATCTCCTCCATAGAGACGTTAGATCTGAGAGCAAACCAACTGGAATATTTTCCGCGTGGATTCATCCAGAAGATGCCGTTTCTATCCAAGCTTCAAATGTCCACCAACTGTTTAGAGACATTAAACCTAACCAGCGAACGCTTCTCCAGCAGCTTGTACGAGTTGGACCTCAGCAACAACCGACTACGGAACATCTCAGCGGACGAAGGAACTCTTTCCAACTTAAACAATTTGACTTATTTCAACCTGAGCCACAACAATCTGGAGATTCTTCCCGTTGGGTTTTTCTCCTCGTTGCCGAGCATTCGCTCAGTGGATCTGAGCTACAACAGCGTTAACGTGTGTCGCTCTGAGGATGAGGTCCGTGGAACCAGGAGCTCTACGTGCCTGGAATGGAGAAACATTGTCTCTTTGAGACAGCTTCGTCTGAGGGGATGTAACCTCCAGAGAATCCCCAGCTCTGTGTTAGCCGGGCTGTCGCTAACGCACTTAGATCTGTCAGATAACCCTGAGCTCATCGTCCAACAATTGATACAAAGACTTAGCGGAACGTTACAGCATCTAGGTTTAGGAAACACTCACATGCAAAATGTGGACTTCTCATATTTCCGATGTCTGAACTCTTTGGATATCTCAAGAAACTCCCTCACGCATCTGCCCACGTCTCTCCTGAATCTAGACCTTAAGGTTCTGGACCTGAGAGACAACAGACTAGCTACGATCCCTCCAAGTCAGGCTCATATTATAGCCCCCAAACTTCAAACTGTTTACCTCACAGGAAACCCCTTCAACTGCTGCCAGACCGAGTGGTTCCGGACATTTGAGACGATGAAAAACATCCACATGGTGGGTCGTTTAGACATGGAGTGTGAGGACCTCCTCCAGGTGACCCACAGAGTGATGCGTTCACAGTCCTTCATGTGCTTCCATGAAGGAGGAGAAGGATCTCTACTGTGGTTGATACTGATCGCTGCGTCTGCTTGTGTTTTCATTCTGACAATTTCAGGCTTAGTTTTTGTCAAATTAAACCATCACATCATCCAGAAACCCATTCAAAAGAAATACTTTAAGCCCTCGTCCTATTGA